From Burkholderia sp. WP9, a single genomic window includes:
- a CDS encoding DUF938 domain-containing protein, giving the protein MTDSHPALRQRSPSAERNREPILAVLREALPATGRVLEIASGTGQHAICFARAMPGLDWQPSDADATARESIAAWIAHEGLANVRAPLALDVHQPDWGVDTLDAVVCINMIHISPWSATQALFAGASRRLVEGGVLYLYGPYKRGGAHTSPSNEAFDQQLRGRDPAWGVRDMEAVVALGASVGFVCDEPVAMPANNFSLVLTKRAGAARV; this is encoded by the coding sequence ATGACAGACTCCCATCCGGCGTTGCGGCAACGTTCGCCATCCGCCGAACGCAACCGTGAACCGATTCTCGCCGTGCTGCGCGAAGCGCTGCCGGCCACCGGCCGCGTGCTCGAAATTGCGAGCGGCACGGGCCAGCACGCGATCTGCTTTGCGCGCGCCATGCCCGGGCTCGACTGGCAACCGAGCGATGCCGATGCCACAGCGCGCGAGTCGATCGCGGCGTGGATCGCGCACGAGGGGCTCGCGAACGTGCGCGCGCCGCTCGCGCTCGACGTGCATCAGCCGGATTGGGGCGTGGATACGCTCGACGCCGTGGTTTGCATCAACATGATTCACATCTCACCGTGGAGCGCGACGCAGGCGTTGTTCGCGGGGGCGAGCCGCCGTCTCGTGGAGGGCGGCGTGCTGTATCTCTACGGTCCTTACAAACGCGGCGGCGCGCATACTTCACCGAGCAACGAGGCGTTCGATCAGCAGTTGCGCGGCCGCGACCCGGCATGGGGCGTGCGCGACATGGAAGCCGTGGTGGCGTTGGGCGCTTCGGTCGGATTCGTGTGCGACGAGCCGGTCGCCATGCCGGCCAACAATTTCAGTCTGGTGTTGACGAAACGCGCGGGTGCGGCGCGGGTCTGA
- a CDS encoding NAD-dependent protein deacetylase, whose product MTDLQSAPLEPLNESHTLDDLHRFVQRYPRLFVLTGAGISTDSGIPGYRDDNGEWKRSPPITLQEFLGTLAMRQRYWARSMVGWPVVAHAEPNAAHTALARLEAAGHVPTLVTQNVDGLHQRAGSREVIELHGGINGVTCLDCGMQHSRASIQQTLEADNPALLNVTAETAADGDAHLEWHDLGGFRIPACPNCGGLLKPAVVFFGESVPKERVEAASHALDAADAVLVVGSSLMVYSGYRFCVWAQKQRKPVVAINLGRTRADPLLSLKIAAPCAETLTALAGRLALD is encoded by the coding sequence ATGACCGACCTTCAGTCCGCGCCTCTCGAACCCCTGAATGAATCGCACACGCTGGACGACCTGCATCGCTTCGTGCAGCGTTATCCGCGGCTGTTCGTGCTGACCGGCGCGGGCATCAGCACCGACTCGGGCATTCCCGGCTACCGCGACGACAACGGCGAATGGAAACGCTCGCCGCCCATCACGCTGCAGGAGTTTCTCGGCACGCTGGCCATGCGCCAGCGCTACTGGGCGCGCAGCATGGTCGGCTGGCCGGTGGTCGCCCACGCCGAGCCCAACGCCGCGCATACCGCGCTCGCGCGGCTCGAAGCGGCCGGCCATGTGCCGACGCTGGTCACGCAGAACGTGGACGGCCTGCATCAGCGGGCGGGCAGCCGCGAGGTGATCGAACTGCATGGCGGTATCAACGGTGTGACGTGTCTGGACTGCGGCATGCAGCACTCGCGCGCGTCGATCCAGCAGACCCTCGAAGCGGACAATCCCGCGCTCCTGAACGTGACGGCCGAAACCGCCGCGGATGGCGACGCGCATCTCGAGTGGCACGACCTTGGCGGGTTCCGCATTCCGGCCTGCCCGAACTGCGGCGGCCTGCTGAAGCCCGCGGTGGTGTTCTTCGGCGAAAGCGTGCCGAAGGAGCGCGTGGAGGCGGCCTCGCATGCACTCGACGCGGCGGACGCCGTGCTCGTGGTCGGCTCGTCGCTGATGGTCTACTCCGGCTACCGCTTTTGCGTGTGGGCGCAAAAGCAGCGCAAGCCGGTGGTTGCGATCAACCTGGGCCGCACGCGCGCGGATCCTTTGCTGTCGCTGAAAATCGCGGCGCCGTGCGCCGAGACGTTGACCGCGCTGGCCGGCCGGCTGGCGCTGGATTGA
- a CDS encoding oxidoreductase-like domain-containing protein, whose product MPRATPEDDPQPVPPVPPDLDDCCHSGCNPCVFDRYDEALERYRAALAEWQARQQVRPAQHVTAARRSKPRTRR is encoded by the coding sequence GTGCCCCGAGCCACACCTGAGGACGACCCGCAACCGGTGCCGCCCGTGCCGCCCGATCTCGACGATTGTTGTCATAGCGGCTGCAATCCGTGTGTGTTCGATCGCTATGACGAAGCGCTCGAACGTTATCGAGCCGCGCTCGCCGAGTGGCAGGCGCGGCAGCAAGTGCGGCCAGCGCAGCACGTGACGGCGGCGCGGCGAAGCAAGCCGCGCACGCGCCGTTGA
- a CDS encoding DUF2252 domain-containing protein: MKASTIAEREARGRAAREHSKRSSHKTVGELHRNPIELLKQSSEGRVHNLVPLRYGRMAASPFAFFRGTAILQAHDLSKVSDTGLTMPICGDGHLMNFGGFATPERQLIFDLNDFDEVAVGPFEWDLKRLTASLVVAARHMRLSRGTAESLVMTAVTEYRDRMAHYAQCGALELWYDRISFELMAETALTPERRRTVRRGMEKAASRTHENLLEKMAEHDGDHWTIRDAPPALFHVLGANTLFTPEETEAFRSGNWRKMVERMWGEYEKTLSHDRRELLGHFTMQDLVFKVVGVGSVGTRCMVMLLVDHMGKPLFLQIKEARPSVIAQFYKSPAIKHEGERVVRGQRMLQAASDIFLGWATGPLGRHFYFRQLRDMKLSANIELFDSDLLDGYARLCGWIMARAHAKASGQAIEVSAYIGRGDQFAEALTGYAMAYADQVERDYDVFLKACRGGELEARTDEDMAADFRV, translated from the coding sequence ATGAAAGCCAGCACCATCGCCGAGCGGGAGGCCCGGGGCCGCGCCGCCCGTGAGCACTCGAAACGTTCAAGCCATAAAACGGTAGGCGAACTGCATCGCAATCCGATCGAGTTGCTCAAGCAAAGCAGCGAGGGCAGGGTGCACAACCTCGTGCCGCTGCGCTACGGGCGCATGGCCGCCTCGCCTTTCGCGTTTTTTCGCGGCACCGCGATCCTGCAGGCGCACGATCTCAGCAAAGTGAGCGACACGGGCCTGACCATGCCGATCTGCGGCGACGGCCATCTGATGAATTTCGGCGGTTTCGCCACGCCCGAGCGGCAACTCATCTTCGATCTGAACGACTTCGACGAGGTGGCGGTCGGACCGTTCGAATGGGACCTGAAACGACTGACCGCGAGCCTCGTCGTCGCCGCGCGTCATATGCGTCTGAGCCGGGGCACGGCGGAAAGTCTGGTGATGACGGCGGTCACCGAATATCGTGACCGCATGGCACATTATGCGCAATGCGGCGCGCTCGAACTCTGGTACGACCGCATCAGCTTCGAGTTGATGGCGGAAACCGCCTTGACGCCTGAACGCCGCCGCACCGTGCGGCGCGGCATGGAAAAGGCCGCGAGCCGGACGCACGAAAATCTGCTCGAGAAAATGGCGGAGCACGACGGCGATCACTGGACCATTCGCGACGCGCCGCCTGCTCTGTTCCACGTGCTCGGCGCCAACACCCTGTTCACGCCGGAAGAGACCGAAGCATTCAGAAGCGGGAACTGGCGCAAGATGGTCGAACGCATGTGGGGCGAATACGAGAAAACGCTGTCGCACGACCGGCGCGAACTGCTGGGCCATTTCACCATGCAGGACCTCGTGTTCAAAGTGGTCGGCGTCGGCAGCGTCGGCACGCGCTGCATGGTGATGCTGCTGGTCGATCACATGGGCAAGCCGCTGTTCCTGCAAATCAAGGAGGCGCGACCCTCGGTCATCGCGCAGTTCTACAAGTCGCCGGCCATCAAGCACGAGGGCGAACGCGTCGTGCGGGGGCAACGCATGCTGCAGGCCGCTAGCGATATCTTTCTCGGCTGGGCGACGGGACCGCTGGGGCGGCATTTCTACTTTCGTCAGTTGCGCGACATGAAGCTGTCGGCAAACATCGAGTTGTTCGACTCCGACCTGCTGGATGGTTATGCGCGCTTATGCGGCTGGATCATGGCGCGGGCGCATGCCAAGGCGAGCGGGCAGGCAATCGAAGTGAGCGCGTATATCGGCCGCGGCGATCAGTTCGCGGAAGCGCTCACCGGCTACGCGATGGCCTACGCGGACCAGGTGGAACGCGATTACGACGTGTTCCTGAAGGCATGCCGCGGCGGCGAGCTGGAAGCGCGCACGGACGAGGATATGGCGGCGGATTTCCGCGTATAG
- a CDS encoding SDR family oxidoreductase has product MTGTGIKKVALVTGAGSGIGRACALKMLEHGYSVVLAGRRQAPLDAIVQEAQQLGGDALAVACDVTDADSVAALFDTIRERRGRLDVLFNNAGRNGSPVDIDELSIDEWRSVVDTNLTGVFLCTRAAFGLMKTQSPRGGRIINNGSISAHAPRPNSIAYTATKHAITGLTKAVSLDGRKYDIVCGQIDIGNAATEMAERMARGVPQANGEIAVEPLMDVQHVADAVLHMAELPLTANVQFMTIMASKMPFVGRG; this is encoded by the coding sequence GTGACGGGAACGGGAATCAAGAAGGTCGCGCTGGTGACGGGCGCGGGCAGCGGAATCGGCCGCGCGTGTGCGCTCAAGATGCTGGAGCACGGCTATAGCGTCGTGCTGGCCGGCCGCCGGCAGGCGCCGCTCGACGCAATCGTGCAGGAAGCGCAGCAACTCGGCGGCGACGCGCTGGCCGTGGCGTGCGACGTGACGGATGCGGACAGCGTCGCTGCCTTGTTCGACACGATCCGCGAACGGCGCGGCCGGCTCGACGTGCTGTTCAACAACGCGGGCCGCAATGGTTCGCCCGTCGATATCGACGAACTCTCGATCGACGAATGGCGCTCGGTGGTCGACACTAACCTCACCGGCGTGTTCCTGTGCACGCGCGCGGCCTTCGGTTTGATGAAAACGCAGAGCCCGCGCGGCGGCCGCATCATCAACAATGGCTCGATCTCGGCGCATGCGCCGCGGCCCAATAGCATTGCCTATACCGCGACCAAGCACGCGATCACCGGCCTCACGAAAGCCGTGTCGCTCGACGGCCGGAAATACGACATTGTCTGCGGGCAGATCGACATCGGCAATGCGGCGACCGAGATGGCCGAACGCATGGCGCGCGGCGTGCCGCAGGCCAACGGCGAAATCGCCGTCGAGCCGCTGATGGACGTTCAGCATGTGGCCGACGCCGTGCTGCACATGGCCGAACTGCCGCTCACGGCGAACGTGCAGTTCATGACCATCATGGCGAGCAAGATGCCGTTCGTCGGCCGGGGGTGA
- the motA gene encoding flagellar motor stator protein MotA, with the protein MFVAIGWVLVIGSVIGSFIGVGGHLPALIQPFELLCIFGAAIGAFVVSNPTSTLKKTLKAIPSCFKSGGYTKEKYLELIALLYELLQKARKEGMMSLEVDVGAPEESVLFQKYPHVLEDHHLLDFIVDYLRMMSGGNVNVLEVQDLMDEELATHHAESTVAANAIQKMADGLPAFGIVAAVMGVVHTMGSVGAPPAVLGEMIAGALVGTFLGILLAYGFIGPLADLLNAKGRAEAKPYQCVKAVLLASLSGYAPPIAVEFGRKVLFTADRPSFQELDDAVRATKMPKSA; encoded by the coding sequence ATGTTTGTTGCAATCGGCTGGGTTTTAGTGATCGGTTCGGTGATTGGCAGTTTTATCGGCGTGGGCGGCCATCTGCCGGCGCTGATTCAGCCATTCGAACTACTGTGCATCTTCGGCGCGGCAATCGGCGCGTTTGTCGTGAGCAATCCGACTTCCACACTGAAGAAAACCCTCAAGGCGATTCCCTCATGCTTTAAAAGCGGTGGCTACACCAAGGAGAAATATCTCGAGCTGATCGCGTTGCTTTACGAGTTGCTCCAGAAAGCGCGCAAGGAAGGCATGATGTCGCTCGAAGTCGACGTGGGCGCACCCGAAGAAAGCGTGCTTTTCCAGAAGTATCCGCATGTGCTGGAGGACCATCATCTGCTCGACTTCATCGTCGACTATCTGCGCATGATGTCCGGCGGCAATGTGAACGTGCTCGAAGTGCAGGACCTGATGGACGAGGAACTGGCCACGCATCACGCGGAATCGACGGTCGCGGCCAACGCCATTCAGAAGATGGCGGACGGCCTGCCCGCCTTCGGTATCGTCGCCGCGGTCATGGGCGTGGTTCACACCATGGGTTCGGTTGGCGCGCCGCCCGCCGTGCTCGGCGAAATGATTGCAGGCGCGCTGGTCGGCACGTTCCTCGGCATTCTGCTCGCGTATGGCTTTATCGGCCCGCTGGCCGATCTGCTCAACGCCAAAGGCCGCGCTGAAGCCAAGCCGTATCAGTGCGTGAAGGCCGTGCTGCTCGCGTCGCTGTCCGGCTACGCGCCGCCGATCGCCGTCGAATTCGGCCGCAAGGTGCTGTTCACCGCGGACCGCCCGAGCTTCCAGGAACTCGACGACGCCGTGCGCGCCACCAAGATGCCGAAGTCGGCCTGA
- a CDS encoding polysaccharide deacetylase family protein, translating to MKELSTPPHGAHHTPPRRWPRTGYPAMLTATAAWHVFVLAGWLLAPAAWPWWLAAIFVNHAIFTVAGLLPRTTLLGPNWTRLPATPRNADAIALTIDDGPDPVVTPQVLDLLDAFGVRATFFCIGAEAQRYPALTREIVARGHALENHSQVHVHTFSVTFPGALTREIDAAQRTLETLSGERPMFFRAPAGLRNIFLEPVLRKLDLRLAAWTRRGYDTRERDPHVVTRRLLDGLAPRDILLLHDGNAALTADGTPLILAVLPSVIGAARQRQLRFVTLREARADG from the coding sequence ATGAAAGAACTCTCCACGCCGCCGCATGGCGCCCATCACACGCCGCCGCGCCGCTGGCCGCGCACCGGTTATCCCGCGATGCTCACGGCCACCGCCGCATGGCACGTTTTCGTGCTGGCCGGATGGCTGCTCGCGCCCGCCGCATGGCCCTGGTGGCTCGCCGCGATCTTTGTGAATCACGCCATTTTCACAGTGGCCGGACTGCTGCCGCGCACCACGCTGCTCGGCCCGAACTGGACGCGCCTGCCCGCTACCCCGCGCAACGCCGACGCGATCGCGCTGACCATCGACGACGGTCCGGACCCGGTCGTTACGCCGCAAGTGCTCGATCTGCTCGACGCCTTCGGCGTGCGCGCCACCTTCTTCTGTATCGGCGCAGAGGCGCAGCGCTACCCGGCGCTCACGCGGGAGATCGTCGCGCGCGGCCATGCGCTCGAAAACCACTCGCAGGTTCACGTACACACGTTTTCCGTGACGTTTCCGGGCGCGCTCACGCGGGAGATCGATGCCGCACAACGCACGCTCGAAACACTGAGCGGCGAGCGGCCGATGTTTTTCCGCGCACCGGCCGGCCTGCGCAACATCTTTCTCGAACCGGTCTTGCGCAAGCTCGACCTGCGCCTCGCGGCGTGGACGCGGCGTGGCTACGACACGCGCGAGCGCGATCCGCACGTGGTCACGCGGCGCCTGCTCGACGGTCTCGCGCCGCGGGACATTCTCCTGCTGCACGATGGCAACGCAGCCCTCACCGCCGACGGCACGCCATTGATCCTCGCGGTGTTGCCGAGTGTGATCGGCGCAGCGCGGCAGCGACAGCTGCGTTTCGTGACATTGCGCGAGGCGCGCGCCGACGGCTGA
- a CDS encoding pyridoxamine 5'-phosphate oxidase family protein — protein MLTTIAQLEALYGQPHERAVRKEISFINEDYRAFIEVAPFAVLATAGPEGLDCSPRGDAPGFVRIVDERTLALPDRIGNNRLDSLRNIIVEPRLALLFIIPGVGESLRVNGRGRITDDPQWLDSFAVAGKLPRTVLLIDVDSVYFHCSKALVRSKLWDPAHYVERSRLPSAGEIHRRINGAQFDAATYDRELAERVRTALY, from the coding sequence ATGTTGACGACGATCGCACAGCTCGAAGCCCTCTACGGTCAGCCGCACGAGCGCGCGGTGCGTAAAGAGATTTCGTTTATCAACGAAGACTATCGCGCGTTCATCGAAGTCGCGCCGTTCGCTGTGCTCGCCACCGCCGGCCCTGAAGGCCTCGACTGTTCGCCGCGCGGGGACGCGCCGGGCTTTGTGCGTATCGTCGACGAACGCACGCTCGCGCTGCCGGATCGCATCGGCAACAATCGCCTCGACAGTCTGCGCAATATCATCGTTGAGCCGCGTCTGGCGCTGCTCTTCATCATCCCCGGCGTGGGCGAGAGCTTGCGCGTGAACGGGCGCGGCCGTATTACCGACGATCCGCAATGGCTGGACAGTTTCGCTGTCGCAGGTAAACTGCCGCGCACCGTGCTGCTGATCGACGTGGACAGCGTCTACTTTCATTGCTCGAAAGCGTTGGTGCGTTCGAAATTATGGGATCCGGCGCATTACGTCGAGCGCTCGCGCCTGCCGAGCGCCGGCGAGATTCATCGGCGTATCAACGGTGCGCAGTTCGACGCGGCGACCTACGATCGCGAACTCGCCGAACGCGTGCGCACGGCCTTGTACTGA